In Scleropages formosus chromosome 18, fSclFor1.1, whole genome shotgun sequence, one DNA window encodes the following:
- the rbm12bb gene encoding RNA binding motif protein 12Bb, which yields MAVVIRLQGLRITAGSEDIRTFFTGLRIPDGGVHILGGELEEAFIIFESDEDARRAMTRSGGCIKGTPVNLLLSSKSEMQCVLEARAKTSESNKRRTYNEGLQRHEVHMRAPSFSESFLVDVKRTDGMEMDSRSNTSALSNRRAYPPRKTLPCDNNGFYLHLQGLPYSVTKDDVREFFHGLRISGIVLMKNNKGQNNGRGIVKFATLYDASEGLKRDREYIGTRFVEINPCTEAQWFKAGGSPGLCVDSRSEFISRDSPSNEERRYGDSRTRSNSPVAYRSRSSSPSAEEYCVLVENLSYTAEKRALKELFHPVALKDDQIIYLCDKSGRRSRACFVIFRSLRDYCAGLARHKGIFWNRTVYVSPVSKEKMLEMLESTKLQNEDEPKRSSKLAEESTHYSFDSESQKTCLYVRNLPFDVRKVEIMDFFHGFGIAEDSVHLLRDERGVGLGEALVTFQSEDEVLRAEHLNGERFLGTEVMLKAITRTQMEQFHIPDLPRKSQDELYRERSSERYAAKQGEMFQFSQDGGYFSVCFETRTSSHDSLGGSHGSSHSSSRPNLVGDSHGTHDGRGDGSVRRKLGNFRQQFDGPTCLKLVNLPPKITIEEIYDFCYGYRVIPGSVSLQCNKNGIPKGTATAVFETRREAQTAVEELSGRPIGNRKVKLLFI from the coding sequence ATGGCGGTGGTCATCCGTTTACAGGGACTCAGAATCACCGCTGGTTCTGAGGATATTCGCACTTTCTTCACTGGCCTAAGAATCCCTGACGGGGGGGTGCACATTCTcggtggtgagctggaggagGCTTTCATTATCTTTGAGTCTGACGAAGATGCACGGCGGGCAATGACTCGCTCTGGGGGGTGCATCAAGGGGACTCCAGTCAACCTCCTGCTGAGCAGCAAGTCGGAAATGCAGTGTGTCCTTGAGGCAAGGGCAAAAACATCGGAATCAAACAAAAGGAGGACTTATAACGAGGGGTTGCAAAGGCATGAGGTACACATGAGAGCCCCAAGTTTCTCAGAGAGTTTTTTGGTAGATGTCAAAAGAACAGATGGCATGGAAATGGATTCAAGATCAAACACCTCTGCTTTGAGCAATCGACGAGCTTATCCCCCGAGGAAGACTCTGCCGTGTGACAATAACggcttttatttgcatttgcagGGATTGCCCTATTCTGTAACAAAAGATGATGTGAGGGAGTTTTTTCATGGGCTCAGGATAAGCGGTATTGTTCTAATGAAGAACAACAAAGGCCAAAACAATGGGAGGGGTATTGTTAAGTTTGCAACACTGTATGATGCAAGTGAGGGTCTGAAAAGAGACCGTGAGTACATTGGGACCCGGTTTGTAGAAATTAATCCATGCACAGAAGCACAGTGGTTCAAAGCTGGGGGTTCGCCTGGACTATGTGTGGACTCCAGGTCTGAGTTTATCAGCAGGGACTCTCCCTCTAATGAGGAGAGGAGGTACGGTGACAGTCGTACAAGGTCAAACTCTCCAGTGGCCTACAGGTCACGATCATCTTCCCCTTCTGCTGAAGAGTACTGTGTCCTTGTTGAGAACCTCTCTTATACAGCAGAAAAGAGAGCTCTGAAGGAACTATTTCATCCTGTGGCTCTGAAGGATGACCAGATCATATATCTCTGTGACAAGAGTGGAAGGAGGTCAAGAGCATGTTTTGTGATTTTCAGAAGCCTCAGAGACTACTGTGCTGGCCTGGCTCGCCACAAGGGCATCTTCTGGAACCGAACAGTATATGTGTCTCCTGTTTCCAAGGAGAAAATGCTGGAGATGTTAGAATCTACAAAACTGCAGAATGAGGATGAGCCTAAGAGGTCCAGTAAATTAGCTGAAGAATCAACGCATTACTCATTTGATTCTGAATCCCAGAAGACGTGCCTGTATGTTCGGAATTTGCCTTTCGATGTACGTAAAGTGGAGATCATGGACTTTTTTCATGGCTTTGGTATTGCAGAGGACAGCGTGCACTTACTGCGAGACGAACGCGGAGTTGGACTCGGTGAGGCTTTGGTGACATTCCAGTCTGAGGACGAGGTGCTGAGGGCAGAGCATCTAAACGGGGAAAGGTTTCTTGGTACGGAAGTCATGCTTAAAGCAATCACAAGGACACAGATGGAGCAGTTTCACATTCCAGACCTTCCAAGGAAGAGCCAGGATGAGTTGTACAGGGAGAGGAGCTCGGAGAGGTATGCTGCAAAACAGGGGGAGATGTTTCAGTTTTCACAGGATGGAGGGTATTTCAGCgtctgctttgaaacccgaacCTCTTCACATGACTCGCTGGGTGGCTCGCATGGAAGTAGCCATAGCAGCAGTCGTCCAAATTTGGTCGGCGACAGTCACGGTACACATGATGGCAGAGGGGATGGGTCGGTTCGCAGGAAGCTTGGTAACTTCAGGCAGCAGTTTGATGGCCCCACTTGCCTGAAGTTGGTGAACTTGCCTCCAAAAATTACCATTGAGGAGATTTATGACTTTTGTTATGGATACAGAGTGATACCAGGGTCCGTTTCACTGCAGTGCAATAAGAATGGGATTCCGAAAGGCACGGCGACAGCTGTTTTTGAGACGCGTCGGGAAGCCCAAACTGCAGTGGAAGAATTAAGCGGAAGACCCATTGGTAACAGAAAAGTAAAGCTGCTCTTTATTTGA